A single genomic interval of Polaribacter vadi harbors:
- a CDS encoding 30S ribosomal protein S16: protein MSVKIRLQRHGKKGKPFYWVVAADARAKRDGKYLEKIGTYNPNVNPAVIDLDVDLAVKWLQNGAQPTDTAKNILSYKGAMLKNHLVGGVRKGALTQEQADEKFNAWLEEKATKIADKEAGLSKADSEAKAKALAAEKAVNEARIEAAKPVVEEEVPAAEEAVEAAPETIDEAAAKASE, encoded by the coding sequence ATGTCTGTAAAGATTAGATTACAAAGACACGGAAAAAAGGGTAAGCCATTTTATTGGGTGGTTGCTGCTGATGCACGTGCAAAAAGAGATGGTAAATACTTAGAAAAAATTGGTACTTACAATCCAAACGTTAACCCAGCAGTTATTGACTTAGATGTTGATTTAGCTGTAAAGTGGTTACAAAATGGTGCACAACCAACTGATACTGCAAAAAACATTTTATCTTACAAAGGTGCAATGTTAAAGAATCATTTAGTAGGTGGTGTAAGAAAAGGAGCTTTAACTCAAGAGCAAGCAGATGAAAAATTCAATGCTTGGTTAGAGGAAAAAGCGACTAAAATTGCTGATAAAGAAGCAGGTTTATCTAAAGCTGACTCTGAGGCAAAAGCGAAAGCATTAGCTGCAGAAAAAGCAGTAAATGAAGCAAGGATTGAAGCAGCAAAACCAGTTGTAGAAGAAGAAGTACCAGCTGCAGAAGAAGCAGTTGAGGCAGCTCCAGAAACAATTGATGAAGCAGCAGCAAAAGCATCAGAATAA
- a CDS encoding TonB-dependent receptor has product MKLSVVKIRLTISMMIAFGFLFFNIQQSFGQATNALIKGTITDSSGEPLMGATIIVKNTSTGFTSGTTTNENGGYKIQQLPLGGPYNVTAMYLGFNDVTNKGFILNLSDALVVDFVLQESSTSLNEIIVSTNSISKRIQQMGASTKIGESQIKNLPSEGRNFTRLTSLSPLQGAGSLNLGGQRRTSTNVTIDGVNFRNTLTAGEIGRGPYTISQEAIREFEVSTNDYDVTQGRQGGGSITSVTKSGTNDFEGSAFFYHRADNLQSQYTIQGEKREADFYNSQSGLSLGGPLIKDKLHFFLVYERQDAGDPQFIANIQNDNDANRLQISETSLNRFLQIGRDKYGLSNSKQVGQFDRVTEANNLFLRLDWQINDKHRLTFRNLYNKWDNPLSVSDNSNIEVAESFSDFVSHENSMFLSLRSSFSPSVTNEFKVQYQRAERLYTPNSELPSQNIPRAIVQVESILPNGNTSNRSVQLGGQRYTPETNLENQIQISNTTYVSSGKFNFTFGTDNLITSLETQLSNEQNGRFFFDSLDDFDNLNPSRYAREVPLQGSTLVKQTVLDLSVFGQVEFDINPNLNFVGGIRYDATAFVDAAEFNPLVYQELGIRTDEKPEDFDNIQPRFQLTWNIKGNDTDILKLGGGVFTSQPHYYAQVNNIQNSGTLLGAIDVTGANVPTPDFIGYRNDPSSVPGVPAGVTPFSTINAVSPDFEVPTIYKANINYTHFFGDRYSLGLNAVFSHTKNNYVYQETNLVAEPYFVTPQGREVFVPANTIAANGRTDWTASRVSDLVGRTLVLNSDGILDNLALVLEGAAKIGTDGYLNASFTLNSSKDNSSYNCCVANTSTFLPVSGDPRDLNYGYSDNHFDTKVVVNGATPTWKGFTLGATIVGTGGTRYSLKSGGGRSANGDFNLSNEIAYVFDPNDANTPQEIKDSYNQVLNDPETSEGFKEYLKESFGGFAERNGGKNPFSATVDLRLQKKFNLSNDKHALELSADVFNFMNLLNKEWGRSYDFGNRDFMNINGFDQATSSYQYNVQTGAGTEPINGTPWRLQIGVRYSFN; this is encoded by the coding sequence ATGAAATTATCAGTAGTAAAAATTCGTTTAACCATTAGTATGATGATTGCTTTTGGATTCCTATTTTTCAACATTCAACAATCTTTTGGGCAAGCTACAAATGCTTTAATAAAAGGAACGATAACAGATAGTAGTGGAGAACCTTTAATGGGTGCAACTATTATTGTTAAAAATACTTCTACAGGTTTTACTTCAGGAACTACAACTAATGAAAACGGAGGTTATAAAATTCAACAATTACCTTTAGGAGGTCCTTACAATGTTACAGCAATGTATTTAGGATTTAATGATGTAACTAACAAAGGGTTTATTTTAAACTTAAGTGATGCATTAGTTGTTGATTTTGTTTTACAGGAATCTTCAACATCTTTAAATGAAATTATTGTTTCTACAAATAGTATTTCTAAACGTATTCAACAAATGGGAGCTTCCACCAAAATTGGAGAAAGTCAAATTAAAAATTTACCATCTGAAGGAAGAAACTTTACAAGACTTACCAGTTTATCTCCTTTACAAGGTGCAGGTAGTTTAAATTTGGGAGGACAGAGAAGAACATCTACCAATGTAACTATTGATGGTGTTAATTTTAGAAACACTTTAACAGCCGGAGAAATAGGAAGAGGACCTTATACAATTTCTCAGGAAGCTATCAGAGAATTTGAAGTTTCTACAAATGATTATGATGTAACACAAGGACGACAAGGAGGAGGTTCTATAACTTCAGTTACAAAATCTGGAACTAATGATTTTGAAGGAAGTGCTTTTTTTTATCATAGAGCAGATAATTTACAGAGTCAATATACTATTCAAGGTGAAAAAAGAGAAGCAGATTTTTACAACTCGCAATCTGGTTTAAGTTTAGGAGGACCATTAATTAAAGATAAATTACATTTTTTCTTAGTCTATGAAAGACAAGATGCAGGAGACCCTCAGTTTATTGCAAATATTCAGAATGATAATGATGCTAATAGATTACAAATTTCTGAAACAAGTTTAAATAGATTCTTACAAATTGGTAGAGACAAATATGGTTTAAGTAACTCTAAGCAAGTAGGGCAATTTGATAGAGTAACAGAAGCTAATAATCTATTTTTAAGGTTAGATTGGCAAATTAATGATAAACATAGATTAACGTTTAGAAACTTATACAATAAATGGGACAATCCTTTAAGTGTAAGTGATAATTCTAATATTGAGGTGGCTGAATCTTTTTCAGATTTTGTGTCTCATGAAAACAGTATGTTTCTTTCTTTACGTTCTTCTTTTTCACCAAGTGTAACTAATGAATTTAAAGTACAATACCAAAGAGCAGAACGTCTTTATACACCAAATTCAGAATTGCCTTCACAAAACATACCAAGAGCAATAGTACAAGTAGAGTCAATTTTACCAAATGGAAATACGAGTAATAGAAGTGTACAATTAGGTGGACAACGTTACACACCAGAAACTAATTTAGAAAACCAAATACAAATATCTAACACTACCTATGTTAGTTCAGGTAAATTCAACTTTACCTTTGGTACAGATAATTTAATTACTTCTTTAGAAACACAATTATCTAATGAACAAAATGGACGTTTTTTCTTTGATTCTTTAGATGATTTTGATAATTTAAATCCTTCTAGATATGCACGTGAAGTACCTTTGCAAGGGTCTACTTTGGTGAAGCAAACTGTTTTAGATTTGTCAGTTTTTGGTCAAGTAGAATTTGATATAAATCCAAATTTAAACTTTGTTGGAGGAATACGTTATGATGCAACAGCATTTGTAGATGCAGCAGAATTTAATCCTTTAGTGTATCAAGAACTAGGAATTCGTACAGATGAAAAGCCAGAAGATTTTGATAATATTCAACCAAGATTTCAATTAACTTGGAATATCAAAGGAAATGATACCGATATTTTAAAATTAGGAGGAGGTGTATTTACTTCTCAACCTCATTATTATGCGCAAGTAAACAATATCCAAAATAGTGGAACTTTATTAGGTGCAATTGATGTTACAGGTGCAAATGTTCCTACACCAGACTTTATTGGTTATAGAAACGACCCAAGTTCTGTGCCAGGAGTTCCTGCTGGAGTTACCCCTTTCTCTACAATAAATGCTGTAAGTCCAGATTTTGAAGTGCCAACAATTTACAAGGCAAATATTAACTATACACACTTTTTTGGAGATAGATATAGTTTAGGGCTTAATGCAGTTTTTAGTCATACTAAAAATAATTATGTGTATCAAGAAACAAACTTAGTGGCAGAACCTTATTTTGTTACTCCACAAGGTAGAGAGGTTTTTGTGCCTGCAAATACTATTGCAGCAAATGGTAGAACAGATTGGACAGCATCTAGAGTTTCTGATTTAGTTGGTAGAACTTTGGTTTTGAATTCAGACGGAATATTAGATAACCTTGCTTTGGTTTTAGAAGGAGCTGCTAAAATTGGAACTGATGGGTATTTAAATGCAAGTTTTACGTTAAATAGTTCTAAAGACAACTCTTCTTATAATTGCTGTGTTGCAAATACGTCTACATTTCTTCCTGTAAGTGGAGATCCAAGAGATTTAAATTATGGGTATTCAGATAATCATTTTGATACTAAAGTAGTAGTAAATGGAGCAACACCAACTTGGAAAGGTTTTACATTAGGAGCAACAATTGTTGGAACTGGTGGTACAAGATATTCTCTAAAATCTGGTGGAGGTAGAAGTGCAAATGGAGATTTTAATTTAAGTAATGAAATTGCTTATGTTTTTGATCCTAATGATGCAAATACTCCTCAGGAAATTAAAGATAGTTACAATCAAGTTTTAAACGATCCAGAGACTTCAGAAGGTTTTAAAGAATATTTAAAAGAAAGTTTTGGCGGTTTTGCAGAAAGAAATGGAGGAAAAAATCCTTTTAGTGCAACTGTAGATCTACGTCTTCAGAAAAAGTTTAATTTATCTAATGATAAACATGCTTTAGAACTTTCTGCCGATGTTTTTAATTTCATGAACTTATTAAATAAAGAATGGGGACGTAGTTATGATTTTGGAAATAGAGATTTTATGAATATTAATGGTTTTGATCAAGCAACAAGTAGTTATCAATATAATGTACAAACAGGTGCAGGTACAGAGCCAATAAACGGAACTCCTTGGAGGTTGCAAATTGGTGTAAGATACTCATTTAATTAA
- a CDS encoding ferritin-like domain-containing protein — MKYTEKISNKLNELLEKNYDAEKGYINSAENVDNTRLKIFFKNRASERSQFAKELRTEILSYGQIPEDAGSFQGTMHRNWMSLKSLFSGNDEEAILEEALRGEKASLEEYAEILKYEDFAPSTQKMLEMQHQKIQAAINSLMVEEELA, encoded by the coding sequence ATGAAGTACACAGAAAAAATTTCAAACAAATTAAACGAATTATTAGAAAAAAACTACGATGCTGAAAAAGGATATATAAATTCAGCAGAAAATGTAGACAATACAAGATTAAAAATTTTCTTTAAAAACAGAGCTTCAGAAAGAAGCCAGTTTGCAAAAGAATTAAGAACAGAAATTTTGTCTTATGGGCAAATTCCAGAAGATGCAGGTTCTTTTCAAGGAACAATGCACAGAAATTGGATGTCGTTAAAATCACTATTTAGTGGTAATGACGAGGAAGCAATTTTAGAGGAAGCTTTAAGAGGAGAAAAAGCAAGTTTAGAAGAATATGCAGAAATTTTAAAATATGAAGATTTTGCACCATCAACACAGAAAATGTTAGAAATGCAGCATCAGAAAATTCAAGCTGCAATTAACTCATTAATGGTAGAAGAAGAATTAGCATAA
- a CDS encoding alkaline phosphatase family protein, whose product MKKIHLIIVISFLTLQCIIGQEKAKSEHVILISVDGFRPNFYQEMKWPAPNLKMMAKKGVSSDGVRGIYPSVTYPSHTTLITGAFPATHGIYYNSPFEDKGQTGRWYWESNLIQTETLWDAVRKSNKKSASLIWPVSVGAAVDYNIPEVWTLDKSYGRIQPMRDNQTPKGLLEEMETEVLGKVNLKTFNGDYLNREDRTGEMAAYILGKYKPNLMTIHLIATDHFQHEQGRNGEKVHTAIAAVDRAIGKILEAAEQANILEKTTFIITGDHGFVDIHSAINPNIWLIEESLMEAKENRGNWKAAFHTQGASAFLHLKDKNDKKTLAKVREKLESLPNSIKKLFRIVEKEELINIGADPNAFLALNPVPGVAMSGSNSGKILSKRNGGTHGYFPDFHQIETGFVAWGAGISNGKIISKMGLEDVAPIIAKLLDLEFNAVDGILYPGILKD is encoded by the coding sequence ATGAAAAAAATACATTTAATAATAGTAATTTCATTTTTAACACTTCAGTGCATAATAGGTCAAGAAAAAGCCAAGTCAGAACATGTTATTTTAATTTCTGTAGATGGTTTTCGACCTAATTTTTATCAGGAAATGAAATGGCCAGCCCCTAATTTAAAAATGATGGCTAAAAAAGGGGTAAGTTCAGATGGTGTTAGAGGTATTTATCCTTCTGTTACATATCCTTCACATACAACACTTATCACAGGAGCTTTTCCTGCAACTCACGGAATTTATTATAATAGTCCGTTTGAAGATAAAGGCCAAACAGGAAGATGGTATTGGGAAAGTAATTTAATACAAACAGAAACACTTTGGGACGCCGTTAGAAAATCTAATAAAAAAAGTGCAAGTTTAATTTGGCCTGTTTCAGTTGGAGCTGCTGTAGATTATAATATTCCAGAAGTTTGGACTTTAGATAAAAGTTATGGTAGAATACAACCAATGAGAGATAACCAGACACCAAAGGGTCTTTTAGAAGAAATGGAAACTGAAGTTTTAGGTAAAGTAAATTTAAAAACTTTTAATGGAGATTATTTAAATAGAGAAGACAGAACAGGTGAAATGGCAGCTTATATTTTAGGAAAATATAAACCTAATTTAATGACAATTCATTTAATAGCAACAGATCATTTTCAACATGAACAAGGCAGAAATGGAGAGAAAGTTCATACTGCAATTGCTGCTGTAGATCGTGCAATTGGTAAAATTTTAGAAGCTGCAGAACAAGCTAATATTCTAGAGAAAACTACTTTTATAATTACAGGAGATCATGGTTTTGTTGATATTCATTCTGCTATAAACCCAAATATTTGGCTAATAGAAGAAAGTTTAATGGAAGCAAAAGAGAATAGAGGAAACTGGAAAGCTGCTTTCCATACACAAGGCGCTTCTGCTTTTTTACATTTAAAAGATAAAAATGATAAAAAAACCTTAGCTAAAGTTAGAGAGAAATTAGAGAGTCTTCCAAATTCTATAAAAAAGCTTTTTAGGATTGTAGAAAAAGAAGAGTTAATAAATATTGGAGCAGACCCTAATGCTTTTTTAGCTTTAAACCCTGTTCCAGGTGTGGCAATGTCTGGTTCTAATTCTGGTAAAATATTATCAAAGAGAAATGGAGGTACACATGGTTATTTTCCAGATTTTCATCAAATAGAAACTGGTTTTGTAGCTTGGGGAGCTGGTATTTCTAACGGTAAAATTATTTCTAAAATGGGTTTAGAAGATGTGGCTCCGATTATAGCGAAATTACTTGACTTAGAGTTTAATGCAGTAGATGGTATTTTATACCCTGGAATTTTAAAAGATTAA
- the dnaE gene encoding DNA polymerase III subunit alpha: protein MYLIFDTETTGLPKSWNAPITDTDNWPRCVQIAWQLHDEMGNVLEHNDFLIQPEGYNIPFDAERIHGISTELAAQEGIDLEKGLHLFNEALSKTKFIVGQNLQFDLNIMGCEFHRLGVETPLAKLPILDTCTEKTATLCQIPGGRGGKFKLPTLTELHKHLFGTDFNEAHNATADVEATTRCFLELIRIREYTKEQLDVDADYFKNFSEANPKPIQLIGLKHINLKKESDKIRKRLEKLKDVKETISTSEGLAELKDVQFSHLHNHTQFSVLQSTMQIANIVAAAAKDNQPAVAMTDTANMMASFHFVSAILNHNKTAATPMKPIVGCEFNVCEDHKNKSVKDNGYQVVLLAKNKKGYHNLAKMSSTAFVDGFYYVPRIDREIIKKYKEDIIVLTGNLYGEVPSKILNLGEKQAEEALLWWKEEFKDDFYIELMRHNQQDENIVNETLLKFSKNHDVKIVATNNTFYLEKKDANAHDILLCVKDGEKQATPKGKGRGYRYGLPNEEYYFKSTEEMKTLFADLPEAISNIQEIVDKIEIFTLARDVLLPAFDIPEEFVYEEDKIDGGKRGENEFLKHLTFVGAKKRYGEITESIKERLDFELSVIEKTGYPGYFLIVEDFIREARNMDVAVGPGRGSAAGSVVAYCLWITNIDPIKYDLLFERFLNPERVSMPDIDIDFDDEGRGRVMDYVIDKYGANQVAQIITYGTMAAKSSIRDTARVLDLPLFEADRIAKLIPGIKLKNIFGDDAKSKGKVAGLRAEEKQLVEELRHMSFGNDLVSETINKATILEGSVRNTGIHACGVIITPGDITNYVPVALAKDSDMYVTQFDNSVVESAGLLKMDFLGLKTLTLIKDTVKIVKAKHDVVLDPETFPLDDVKTYELFQRGETVGIFQYESPGMQKHMRSLKPTVFADLIAMNALYRPGPMEYIPSFINRKHGTEDIEYDLPAMEEYLAETYGITVYQEQVMLLSQKLANFTKGEADVLRKAMGKKQIAVLDKMKPKFIEQAGKNGHDEKSLEKIWKDWEAFASYAFNKSHSTCYAWIAYQTAYLKAHYPAEYMASVLSNNMNDIKAVSFFMEECKRMGLAVLGPDLNESFLKFSVNAEGAVRFGMAAVKGVGAAAVRAIIKEREENGHYSSIFDLAKRVDLRAANKKSFDSLIKAGAFDSFTDTHRAQYFATDEKGLTFLERAMKFGSKYQENENSAQVSMFGEASTVQFPEPDIPECETWGTMELLSQEKEVIGIYISAHPLDDFKNEMIFCNASLKYFKGDLAKYVGMNLAFAGIITDVQHRVSKAGKGWAMFIIEDYGDSNEFRIFGEDYLRMKHFLVPNSFLFVRSTIQPGWTNKETGVAGEPRLKFTEMKLLHDIMDELCKKITIKIQLDDIKENTILNLETILKNNPGKQSLNFTVWDAKEKIEVSLPSRNTKINVSNELLATLESQQIDFKLN, encoded by the coding sequence ATGTACTTAATTTTCGATACAGAAACCACAGGTTTACCTAAAAGTTGGAATGCTCCAATTACAGATACAGACAATTGGCCAAGGTGTGTGCAAATTGCTTGGCAACTGCATGATGAAATGGGAAATGTTTTAGAACATAACGATTTCTTAATACAACCAGAAGGCTATAACATTCCTTTTGATGCTGAAAGAATTCATGGAATTTCAACAGAATTAGCAGCACAAGAAGGTATCGATTTAGAAAAAGGATTGCATCTTTTTAATGAAGCCTTATCTAAAACAAAATTTATAGTTGGTCAGAATTTACAATTCGACCTTAATATTATGGGTTGTGAGTTCCATAGATTAGGTGTTGAAACTCCTTTAGCTAAACTTCCTATTTTAGATACGTGTACAGAAAAAACGGCTACATTATGCCAGATTCCTGGAGGAAGAGGAGGTAAATTTAAATTACCAACATTAACAGAATTACACAAACATCTATTTGGTACCGATTTTAATGAAGCTCATAATGCAACAGCAGATGTGGAAGCTACTACTCGTTGTTTTTTAGAATTGATTCGTATTCGAGAATACACTAAAGAACAGTTAGATGTTGATGCAGATTATTTTAAAAATTTCTCGGAAGCAAATCCAAAACCAATTCAATTAATTGGCTTAAAACACATCAACCTTAAAAAGGAAAGTGATAAGATTCGAAAACGTTTAGAGAAATTAAAAGACGTTAAAGAAACTATTTCTACTTCTGAAGGTTTAGCTGAATTAAAAGATGTTCAGTTTTCGCATTTACACAACCATACACAGTTTTCGGTTTTGCAATCTACCATGCAAATTGCCAATATTGTAGCAGCTGCTGCTAAAGATAATCAGCCAGCTGTTGCTATGACAGACACTGCAAACATGATGGCTTCTTTTCATTTTGTGAGTGCTATTTTAAATCACAATAAAACTGCAGCAACTCCAATGAAACCAATTGTTGGTTGTGAGTTTAATGTGTGTGAAGATCATAAAAACAAGTCTGTAAAAGATAATGGATATCAAGTTGTTTTACTCGCGAAAAACAAAAAAGGATATCATAATTTGGCAAAAATGTCTTCCACAGCTTTTGTTGATGGTTTTTATTATGTACCCAGAATTGATAGAGAAATCATCAAAAAATATAAAGAAGATATTATTGTTTTAACTGGAAATTTGTATGGTGAAGTTCCTAGTAAAATTTTAAATCTGGGAGAAAAACAAGCTGAAGAAGCTTTGCTTTGGTGGAAAGAAGAATTTAAAGACGATTTTTATATTGAGTTGATGCGTCATAATCAGCAAGATGAAAACATCGTGAATGAAACTTTGTTGAAGTTTTCTAAAAATCACGACGTTAAAATTGTAGCTACCAATAATACTTTTTATTTAGAGAAAAAAGATGCAAATGCACATGATATTTTATTGTGTGTAAAAGATGGCGAAAAACAAGCGACTCCAAAAGGAAAAGGTCGTGGTTATAGGTATGGTTTGCCAAATGAAGAGTACTATTTCAAATCTACTGAAGAAATGAAAACGCTTTTTGCAGACTTGCCAGAAGCGATTAGTAATATTCAAGAAATTGTCGATAAAATTGAAATTTTCACCTTAGCAAGAGACGTTTTATTACCTGCTTTTGATATTCCAGAAGAGTTTGTATATGAAGAAGATAAAATTGATGGTGGAAAACGTGGAGAAAACGAATTCTTAAAACACTTAACTTTTGTTGGCGCCAAAAAACGTTATGGAGAAATTACAGAATCTATTAAAGAACGTTTAGATTTTGAATTATCCGTCATTGAAAAAACAGGATATCCTGGTTATTTTTTAATTGTTGAAGATTTTATTAGAGAAGCCAGAAATATGGATGTTGCTGTAGGCCCTGGACGTGGTTCTGCTGCTGGTTCTGTGGTTGCTTACTGTCTTTGGATTACCAATATAGATCCTATTAAATACGATTTACTTTTTGAGCGTTTCTTAAATCCTGAAAGGGTTTCCATGCCAGATATCGATATTGATTTTGATGATGAAGGTCGTGGAAGAGTTATGGATTATGTAATTGATAAATATGGTGCAAATCAAGTGGCGCAGATTATTACTTATGGAACTATGGCTGCAAAATCATCTATTAGAGATACAGCCAGAGTTTTAGATTTACCACTTTTTGAAGCTGATAGAATTGCGAAATTAATTCCAGGCATCAAACTAAAAAACATTTTTGGTGATGATGCAAAAAGTAAGGGAAAAGTTGCTGGTTTACGTGCAGAAGAAAAACAACTTGTTGAAGAATTAAGACACATGTCTTTTGGAAACGATTTGGTTTCTGAAACGATTAATAAAGCTACAATTTTAGAAGGTTCTGTTAGAAATACAGGAATTCATGCTTGTGGTGTAATTATTACGCCTGGAGATATTACAAACTATGTTCCTGTTGCTTTGGCAAAGGATTCTGATATGTATGTAACCCAATTTGACAACTCTGTAGTGGAATCTGCTGGTTTGTTAAAAATGGATTTCTTGGGGTTAAAAACGCTGACTTTAATTAAAGACACCGTAAAAATTGTAAAGGCCAAACATGATGTAGTATTAGATCCAGAAACTTTTCCTTTAGATGATGTAAAAACATACGAGTTATTCCAAAGAGGAGAAACTGTTGGTATTTTTCAATATGAATCTCCAGGAATGCAAAAACACATGCGTTCTTTAAAACCGACCGTTTTTGCAGATTTAATTGCCATGAATGCCTTGTACAGACCTGGACCTATGGAATATATTCCGAGTTTTATCAATAGAAAACACGGAACAGAAGATATTGAATACGATTTACCAGCCATGGAAGAGTATTTGGCTGAAACGTATGGAATTACAGTATATCAAGAGCAAGTAATGCTACTTTCGCAAAAATTGGCAAATTTCACCAAAGGTGAAGCCGATGTTTTAAGAAAAGCGATGGGTAAAAAGCAAATTGCGGTTTTAGATAAAATGAAACCAAAATTTATTGAACAAGCAGGAAAAAACGGACATGATGAAAAAAGTTTAGAGAAAATCTGGAAAGACTGGGAAGCCTTTGCAAGTTATGCTTTTAACAAATCTCACTCTACTTGTTATGCTTGGATTGCGTATCAAACTGCCTATTTAAAAGCACATTATCCTGCAGAATATATGGCTTCTGTACTTTCTAATAATATGAATGATATTAAAGCTGTTTCCTTTTTTATGGAGGAATGTAAACGAATGGGATTAGCAGTTTTAGGTCCAGATTTAAATGAATCTTTCTTAAAGTTTTCTGTAAATGCAGAAGGTGCTGTTCGTTTTGGAATGGCAGCTGTTAAAGGAGTTGGTGCTGCAGCTGTTAGAGCTATCATTAAAGAAAGAGAAGAAAATGGTCATTATTCATCGATTTTTGATTTAGCAAAACGTGTAGATTTAAGAGCAGCTAACAAAAAATCTTTTGATAGTTTAATTAAAGCAGGAGCTTTCGATTCTTTTACAGATACACATAGAGCTCAATATTTTGCCACTGATGAAAAAGGATTAACCTTTTTAGAACGTGCTATGAAATTCGGAAGTAAATATCAAGAAAACGAAAATTCTGCACAAGTTTCTATGTTTGGAGAAGCATCAACAGTGCAATTTCCAGAACCCGATATTCCTGAATGTGAAACTTGGGGAACTATGGAGCTTTTATCGCAAGAAAAAGAAGTAATTGGTATTTATATTTCTGCTCATCCTTTAGATGATTTTAAAAATGAAATGATTTTTTGCAATGCGTCTTTAAAATATTTTAAAGGTGATCTCGCAAAATATGTGGGCATGAATTTGGCTTTTGCAGGAATCATAACTGATGTACAACACAGAGTATCTAAAGCAGGAAAAGGCTGGGCAATGTTTATAATTGAAGATTATGGAGACAGCAACGAATTTAGGATTTTTGGAGAAGACTATTTAAGAATGAAACACTTTTTAGTGCCAAATTCATTCTTATTTGTGCGTTCTACAATTCAACCTGGCTGGACAAATAAAGAAACAGGTGTTGCTGGAGAACCAAGATTAAAGTTTACAGAAATGAAACTGTTACATGATATTATGGATGAACTTTGTAAAAAAATCACCATAAAAATTCAGTTAGATGATATTAAAGAAAACACCATCTTAAATTTAGAAACTATTTTAAAAAACAATCCAGGTAAACAATCTTTAAACTTTACAGTTTGGGATGCCAAGGAAAAAATTGAAGTAAGTTTACCAAGCAGAAACACAAAAATTAATGTTTCTAATGAATTGTTGGCAACTTTAGAGAGTCAGCAGATAGATTTTAAGTTGAATTAA
- a CDS encoding Crp/Fnr family transcriptional regulator yields MKNPNRPNNSDFENFNFLTQLKKLQISFDKNEILEIDVKKNGYIYLPPNKENYIYEIISGAVKLGGYSDDGESFVYEVLPPAEFFGNLKYLNNQFHEYAKAIVDSKIRVYDLDFFKTMVTNNPTISNWFISYLVKRWCSAELKLKNIKEKQIEERIDYLNKHYNVEVIDAKNNAHILFDLLTKKDMGDLIGVTRQTVSSILHKEKNLIF; encoded by the coding sequence ATGAAAAACCCCAATAGACCCAATAACTCAGATTTTGAAAATTTTAATTTCCTAACACAATTAAAGAAATTACAAATATCTTTTGATAAAAATGAGATATTAGAAATAGATGTAAAAAAGAATGGTTACATATACTTACCTCCTAATAAAGAGAATTATATCTATGAAATTATTTCTGGTGCTGTAAAATTAGGTGGTTATTCTGATGATGGAGAAAGTTTTGTTTACGAAGTCTTACCTCCTGCCGAATTCTTTGGTAATTTAAAATATCTTAATAATCAATTTCACGAATACGCCAAAGCAATTGTAGATAGCAAAATTAGGGTGTATGATTTAGATTTTTTTAAAACAATGGTAACTAATAACCCAACAATTTCTAATTGGTTTATATCTTACCTTGTAAAAAGATGGTGTTCTGCAGAATTAAAATTGAAAAACATTAAAGAAAAACAAATCGAAGAGAGAATAGATTATCTTAATAAACATTATAATGTTGAAGTTATTGATGCTAAAAACAACGCTCATATTCTTTTTGATTTATTAACAAAAAAAGACATGGGCGACCTTATTGGGGTCACCCGTCAAACTGTCTCTTCTATATTACATAAAGAAAAAAATTTAATCTTTTAA